A window from Cydia amplana chromosome 12, ilCydAmpl1.1, whole genome shotgun sequence encodes these proteins:
- the LOC134652593 gene encoding transmembrane protein 47 isoform X2, with the protein MASTTMIETVTITRPLKVIALICGLLVVILMVLGLASADWLMAAGWRQGLFMHCIDPEAPTPLPFDITAQPGCYAARPTSYIKASAGLCVATLAADVCGALLTGLGLRAADHRTKFRYYRFAVLAMSLALMCILIALVIYPVCFAAELNLGNRSVWEFGWAYGVGWGAAIFLFGAVVLLLCDKESEELYYKERKVVHTERTGRP; encoded by the exons GTGATCGCCTTGATATGCGGCCTGCTGGTGGTGATCCTGATGGTGCTGGGGCTGGCGTCGGCGGACTGGCTGATGGCGGCGGGCTGGCGGCAGGGGCTCTTCATGCACTGCATAGACCCCGAGGCTCCCACGCCGCTGCCCTTCGACATCACGGCGCAGCCCGGCTGCTACGCTGCCAGGCCTACCTCTTATATTAA GGCGTCGGCGGGGCTGTGCGTGGCGACGCTGGCGGCGGACGTGTGCGGCGCGCTGCTCACGGGGCTGGGGCTGCGCGCCGCCGACCACCGCACCAAGTTCCGCTACTACCGGTTCGCGGTGCTCGCCATGTCGCTCGCAC TGATGTGCATCTTAATAGCGCTAGTCATCTACCCGGTGTGCTTCGCCGCAGAACTGAATTTAG GAAACCGATCGGTTTGGGAGTTCGGCTGGGCCTATGGCGTCGGCTGGGGCGCCGCCATTTTCCTGTTCGGCGCCGTCGTTCTCCTGCTGTGCGACAAGGAGAGCGAGGAGCTCTACTACAAGGAACGAAAA GTGGTCCACACGGAGCGCACGGGGCGCCCCTAG